A single region of the Oryzias melastigma strain HK-1 linkage group LG23, ASM292280v2, whole genome shotgun sequence genome encodes:
- the lmod2b gene encoding leiomodin-2: MSYFGYRRELSKYEDVDEDELLASLSPEELAELEKELVDIDPDANVPIGLRQRDQTDKTPTGTFSREALMKYWENENRRLLEDEIEGGSPKSEERQEKEFVTQGSSEEEDEKDAKNEKEQEKGNQSNEDEEESTDEEEAEDTEEEEEPVTEDDDEEEEEELVKSEPIKHSELVKAPVIKPPPIKPAPSPAPPGDPNTSGNPTVVDDVLQRALNNDAELTEINLNNIDDISQETLIRFTEALRSNTNVRLFSLANTRADDPVALAVAKMLKENSSITSLNIESNYVTGRGVMALVQALPANSTLTELRFHNQRHMCGGQVEMEMVKILRENHTLIKLGYQFNLPGPRMSMTGILTRNQDRQRQKRMQEQRQQQDQQGVQNGAVNPRTSALRGTPNSSPHGSPWSSPKLSRSNQASKRTPPAPPPPPPPPPPPPPPPPPAPQLEVKKKKKEKPTRLIAEVIRAHEAGGDKTAKGKGKKGKKGKKEETSSILKELKNALRPVSADRREGEGSRPSTPMRSAHDQLMESIRTSSIRSLRRVELPHHLK, from the exons ATGAGTTATTTTGGGTACCGTCGAGAGTTGAGTAAGTACGAAGATGTGGATGAGGACGAGCTCTTGGCCTCGCTCAGCCCGGAGGAGCTTGCCGAGTTGGAGAAGGAGTTGGTGGACATCGACCCGGACGCCAACGTGCCAATAGGACTCCGGCAGAGAGACCAAACCGATAAGACCCCAACGGGCACCTTCAGCAGGGAAGCCCTTATGAAATACTGGGAAAACGAAAACCGCAGACTGTTGGAGGACGAGATCGAGGGAGGAAGCCCCAAATCG GAGgaaagacaagaaaaagagTTTGTGACTCAAGGGAGCagtgaagaggaggatgaaaaAGATGCTAAGAATGAGAAAGAGCAGGAAAAGGGCAACCAATCgaatgaagatgaggaggaaagCACTGATGAGGAGGAAGCGGAAGACactgaggaggaagaagaaccTGTGACAGAAGATGACgacgaagaagaagaggaggagctagTTAAGTCTGAACCCATCAAGCATTCAGAATTGGTGAAAGCTCCAGTCATCAAACCACCGCCCATCAAGCCTGCACCCTCGCCCGCCCCGCCTGGTGACCCGAACACCAGTGGAAACCCAACCGTGGTGGATGACGTCCTGCAACGAGCCCTCAACAACGACGCAGAGCTCACAGAGATCAACCTCAACAACATCGACGACATTTCTCAG GAAACTCTCATCCGATTCACTGAAGCTCTGAGGTCCAACACAAACGTTCGACTCTTCAGCCTCGCCAACACTCGAGCCGACGACCCCGTGGCTCTGGCCGTGGCTAAGATGCTCAAGGAGAACTCGTCCATCACCAGCCTGAACATAGAGTCCAACTATGTGACTGGGAGAGGCGTGATGGCGTTGGTTCAAGCGCTTCCAGCGAACAGCACCTTAACGGAGCTGCGATTCCACAACCAGAGGCACATGTGTGGAGGACAG GTGGAGATGGAGATGGTGAAGATTTTGAGGGAAAACCACACCCTGATTAAACTGGGTTACCAGTTCAACCTGCCGGGCCCCAGAATGAGCATGACGGGGATTCTCACCCGGAACCAGGACCGGCAGAGGCAGAAGAGGATGCAggagcagcggcagcagcaggacCAGCAGGGGGTCCAAAACGGAGCAGTTAACCCTCGAACCTCCGCGCTG agaggaacGCCAAATTCATCCCCCCACGGCTCCCCTTGGTCTTCACCCAAACTGTCCCGAAGCAACCAGGCCTCAAAGCGGACCCCCCCtgcaccacctcctcctccccctcctcctcctccaccccctcCCCCGCCTCCCCCCGCACCTCAGctggaggtgaagaagaagaagaaggagaagcccACGAGGCTGATTGCGGAGGTCATCCGGGCGCACGAGGCGGGTGGTGACAAGACGGCCAAGGGGAAAGGGAAGAAGGGCAAGAAGGGGAAGAAGGAGGAGACGAGCAGCatcctgaaggagctgaagaacGCCCTGCGGCCCGTGTCAGCCGAcaggagggagggggagggcAGCAGGCCGTCCACGCCCATGAGGTCGGCTCACGACCAACTGATGGAGTCCATACGGACCAGCAGCATCCGCAGCCTGAGACGG gtggAACTTCCACATCATTTAAAGTAA
- the asb15b gene encoding ankyrin repeat and SOCS box protein 15b gives MEDIEEEAINEELIRFAIRESIQDAFKLSCSVEKNRKEQNSEEFVRIIAAIHEGDADALQALSCCKSAFQEKDGSGWMSLHAAAVQPRPEMLHVVLQVLTAADFTLEEQTLDGDTALTLAAEADRVENVRMLLQRGASPHNTNSRNESPLLLAVKQRSYEMVHTLIMGGAFVEQVCLTKWRAIHEAAKVGCPRILMLLLRHGANVSARDGHGVTPLGIAAEHGKTEALDILIQHGGDVNAQASNGDTVLYDASGSGNLDCIKLLLLHGANPNVASYACQLPIHRAAYEGHILALRTLIPITTQRAIRLSGQSPVHSAADGGQTECLELLIQKGYNVNALLDAHISENYGDLRKTPLFFAVSNGDVTCSEMLLAAGAKTDLDPLRCILVAVRAERYELVQLLLSCGAEINCYFRVISNTVFPTALQYCIRDPAMLRLLLNHGYHAYKCFECSHKDCDDLDSECNDLHNQVYSIYSQPSIISFCDYVSVSWLTHLVGSVVKMLLDYVSQISICFNLRRVLERTPEWEEISTTLSSPRSLQHLCRLVVRSQMSIRTLNDPEAMAAAPFPPRLMSYITYRDQDPYQL, from the exons ATGGAGGATATTGAGGAGGAAGCAATAAATGAAGAGCTAATCAGGTTTGCTATCCGGGAGAGCATTCAGGATGCCTTCAAGCTGTCATGctctgtagaaaaaaacag GAAGGAGCAGAACAGTGAAGAATTTGTGAGAATAATTGCAGCCATTCATGAAG GTGATGCTGATGCGCTGCAGGCGCTGTCGTGCTGTAAGTCCGCCTTCCAAGAGAAAGACGGCAGCGGTTGGATGTCTCTGCATGCAGCAGCTGTGCAGCCGCGTCCAGAGATGCTGCACGTCGTGCTGCAGG TACTGACGGCGGCTGACTTCACCCTGGAGGAGCAGACATTGGACGGAGACACGGCCCTGACTCTGGCGGCAGAGGCCGACCGGGTGGAGAATGTGAGGATGCTGCTGCAGCGCGGAGCTTCACCGCACAACACCAACAGCAGGAATGAATCTCCTCTGCTCCTTG CGGTGAAGCAGCGGTCATATGAGATGGTTCACACCCTCATTATGGGCGGGGCCTTTGTGGAGCAGGTGTGTCTCACCAAGTGGAGGGCCATCCATGAAGCTGCAAAG GTGGGCTGTCCTCGGATCTTGATGCTGCTGCTCCGACATGGAGCCAACGTCTCAGCCAGAGACGGTCATGGCGTCACACCTCTTGGGATAGCAGCAGAGCACGGAAAAACAGAAGCTTTGGACATACTCATACAGCATG GCGGTGATGTAAATGCCCAGGCCAGCAACGGAGACACCGTCCTTTATGATGCGTCTGGATCAGGAAACCTGGACTGCATCAAACTGCTTTTGCTTCACGGAGCTAACCCCAATGTGGCGAGCTACGCCTGTCAGCTCCCCATCCACAGAGCTGCATATGAAGGACACATACT AGCCCTGAGGACTCTCATCCCCATCACCACTCAGAGAGCAATCCGTCTTTCAGGCCAGAGCCCGGTCCACTCTGCAGCTGACGGAGGTCAGACCGAATGTCTGGAGCTGCTAATTCAGAAAGGTTATAATGTCAACGCGCTGCTGGACGCACACATCTCTG AAAACTACGGGGACCTCAGGAAGACCCCtctgttttttgctgtttccaACGGTGATGTGACCTGCTCAGAGATGCTGCTGGCAGCCGGAGCCAAAACCGACCTGGACCCTCTGCGATGCATTTTGGTGGCTGTACGTGCCGAGAG GTATGAGCTGGTGCAGCTGCTACTGTCGTGCGGGGCTGAGATAAACTGTTATTTTAGAGTGATTAGCAACACCGTGTTCCCCACTGCCCTGCAGTATTGCATCAGAGACCCCGCCATGCTGCGACTGCTGCTCAACCACGGATATCACGCTTACAA GTGTTTTGAATGTTCTCACAAGGATTGTGATGATCTGGATAGTGAGTGCAATGACCTCCACAATCAAGTCTACTCCATATACAGTCAACCAAGTATCATTTCa TTCTGCGATTATGTGTCTGTGTCATGGCTGACCCATCTGGTGGGGAGCGTTGTGAAGATGCTTCTGGACTATGTCAGCCAAATCAGCATCTGCTTCAACCTCAGACGCGTCCTGGAGCGGACGCCAGAGTGGGAGGAGATTTCCACCACACTCA GCAGCCCTCGCTCTCTTCAGCACTTGTGTCGACTGGTGGTCAGGAGTCAAATGAGCATCAGGACGCTGAATGACCCAGAAGCCATGGCTGCAGCTCCATTCCCTCCCAGATTGATGAGCTACATAACCTACAGAGACCAGGACCCATACCAATTATAA